The following are encoded in a window of Sinomonas cyclohexanicum genomic DNA:
- a CDS encoding DEAD/DEAH box helicase — translation MTDTLFGESSSSNASPSVPGGSPTLPGASPTLPPAFPERAAWGTAPKLRAWQQEALDKYLAQAPRDFLAVATPGAGKTTFALRVASTLIERGAINRVTIVAPTDHLKRQWADAAARVGIAIDPNFKNADGAHGRGFMGVAVTYAQVASKPLLHRAKTEAARTLVILDEIHHGGESLSWGDGLREAFDPAVRRLALTGTPFRSDTSPIPFVEYAEDKEGIRRSRADYTYGYGQALRDHVVRPVIFMAYSGQMRWRTSAGEEMAASLGEAAVTKDVTAQAWRTALNPLGEWIPAVLAGADKRLTEVRRAVPDAGGLVIATDHEDARAYAGLLKKITGESPSVILSDDAKASAKIEEFSDSRKRWMVAVRMVSEGVDVPRLAVGVYATSTSTPLFFAQAVGRFVRARRRGETASVFLPSVPQLTALANSMEAERDHALDRPSNDEDGLMDLEESLMDEANREEKASDTLTKGKYEALESQAAFDRVLFDGGEFGTGGEVGSDEELDFLGIPGLLDADQVATLLRQRQQEQVSRRRSRPAASTGPSGVPDHRRLMDLRNELAKNVSAWSARTGTPHGMVHNKLRELCGGPAVAQASEEQLKARLAKLADWFVGRR, via the coding sequence GTGACGGACACACTCTTCGGTGAGTCCTCGTCGTCGAACGCTTCTCCGTCAGTCCCCGGTGGGTCTCCCACCCTCCCCGGTGCTTCTCCCACCCTCCCCCCTGCCTTTCCCGAGCGCGCCGCCTGGGGCACCGCCCCCAAACTCCGCGCATGGCAGCAGGAGGCCCTCGACAAGTACCTCGCGCAGGCCCCTCGTGACTTCCTCGCCGTCGCCACGCCGGGCGCTGGCAAGACCACCTTCGCGCTGCGCGTCGCCTCGACCCTGATCGAGCGCGGCGCCATCAACCGTGTGACCATCGTTGCGCCCACCGACCACCTCAAGCGCCAGTGGGCCGACGCGGCGGCCCGCGTGGGCATCGCGATCGACCCCAACTTCAAGAACGCCGACGGCGCGCACGGGCGCGGGTTCATGGGCGTCGCCGTGACGTACGCGCAGGTCGCGAGCAAGCCGCTCCTGCACCGCGCCAAGACCGAAGCCGCCCGGACCCTTGTGATCCTCGACGAGATCCACCACGGCGGTGAGTCCCTGTCCTGGGGCGACGGGCTGCGCGAGGCCTTCGACCCGGCCGTGCGCCGCCTCGCCCTCACCGGCACCCCCTTCCGCTCGGACACCTCGCCGATCCCGTTCGTCGAGTACGCCGAGGACAAGGAGGGCATCCGCCGCTCGCGGGCCGACTACACGTACGGCTATGGACAGGCCCTGCGGGACCACGTGGTCCGGCCGGTCATCTTCATGGCCTACTCCGGACAGATGCGCTGGCGCACGAGCGCGGGCGAGGAGATGGCCGCGTCCCTCGGCGAGGCCGCCGTGACCAAGGACGTCACCGCCCAAGCGTGGCGCACGGCCCTGAACCCGTTGGGGGAGTGGATCCCCGCCGTCCTCGCGGGGGCAGACAAGCGGCTGACCGAGGTCCGGCGCGCCGTGCCGGACGCCGGTGGCCTCGTGATCGCCACCGACCACGAGGACGCCCGCGCCTACGCTGGCCTGCTGAAGAAGATCACCGGAGAGTCGCCATCCGTTATCCTTTCCGACGACGCCAAGGCATCGGCCAAGATCGAGGAGTTCTCCGACAGCCGCAAGCGCTGGATGGTCGCCGTGCGCATGGTGTCCGAGGGCGTCGACGTGCCCAGGCTTGCGGTAGGCGTGTACGCGACGTCGACGTCGACTCCGCTGTTCTTCGCCCAGGCCGTGGGGCGCTTCGTGCGCGCACGACGCCGTGGCGAGACCGCCTCGGTCTTCCTCCCCTCGGTGCCGCAGCTGACGGCGCTGGCCAACTCCATGGAGGCCGAGCGCGACCACGCCCTCGACCGCCCGTCCAACGACGAGGACGGGCTCATGGACCTCGAGGAATCGCTCATGGACGAGGCGAACCGCGAGGAGAAGGCCTCGGACACCCTCACCAAGGGCAAGTACGAGGCGCTCGAGTCGCAGGCGGCCTTCGACCGTGTGCTGTTCGACGGCGGCGAGTTCGGCACCGGCGGCGAGGTGGGCTCGGACGAGGAGCTCGACTTCCTCGGCATCCCGGGCCTTCTCGATGCCGACCAGGTCGCCACCCTCCTGCGCCAGCGGCAGCAGGAGCAGGTTTCGCGCCGCCGATCGCGGCCCGCCGCGTCGACCGGCCCATCGGGCGTGCCCGACCACCGCCGCCTCATGGACCTGCGCAACGAGCTCGCGAAGAACGTCTCGGCATGGAGCGCCCGGACCGGGACGCCGCACGGAATGGTCCACAACAAGCTTCGGGAGCTGTGCGGCGGGCCCGCCGTTGCCCAGGCGAGCGAGGAGCAGCTCAAGGCGCGCCTCGCCAAACTCGCGGACTGGTTCGTGGGCCGCCGCTGA
- a CDS encoding isochorismatase family protein, whose protein sequence is MTASRALVIVDVQNDFCEGGSLAVDGGAAAASRITSFLADHGDEYDAVVTTQDWHIDPGPHFSEAPDYVDSWPVHCVAGSTGADFHPNLDIAGVDAMFRKGQYAAAYSGFEGHLAQYGDEGGESGDSATLDAWLRARGIRAVDVVGIATDFCVKATATDAARAGYDTRVLTGLSAGIAGDLEATYRDLRAAGVAVA, encoded by the coding sequence ATGACCGCCTCCCGCGCACTCGTGATCGTCGACGTCCAGAACGACTTCTGCGAAGGGGGATCGCTGGCGGTCGACGGCGGTGCTGCCGCGGCGTCGCGTATCACCTCCTTCCTCGCCGACCACGGGGACGAGTACGACGCCGTGGTGACGACCCAGGACTGGCACATCGACCCCGGGCCCCACTTCTCCGAGGCCCCCGACTACGTCGATTCCTGGCCCGTGCATTGTGTGGCGGGTTCGACAGGCGCCGACTTCCATCCGAATCTGGATATCGCGGGGGTGGATGCGATGTTCCGCAAGGGCCAGTACGCAGCCGCATACTCGGGGTTCGAGGGGCATCTGGCCCAGTACGGAGACGAGGGGGGCGAATCCGGGGACTCCGCGACCCTCGATGCCTGGCTGCGTGCGCGGGGCATCCGGGCGGTGGACGTCGTCGGGATCGCCACTGACTTCTGCGTCAAGGCGACCGCCACCGACGCGGCCCGGGCAGGCTATGACACGCGCGTGCTGACTGGCCTCAGCGCGGGGATCGCCGGAGACCTTGAGGCAACCTACCGTGACCTCCGGGCGGCCGGCGTTGCGGTGGCCTGA